From a region of the Methanobrevibacter sp. V74 genome:
- a CDS encoding Ig-like domain-containing protein produces the protein MKSNNDVVISSTILKNNGGFIVNGTNNTLNYNRIYKNCNSNGLNNTGNNTNSELNWWGVNNALSQITDTGNNLTLSHWYVLMLSADEYTTFVNATLNPVNKYNVTLGYKLNTNIDILNDPSLLPYFNVAVIGPYNQTTTGDIRNTTLSYFAIGTDNYFSIQSLSDDEHVILSIFLSKMKTITTITADDKTYGENATASITLTDINGNPLTANVTINVNGVNYTINVINGNGIFVGSILDAGNYNITVYYLGGNNYYSSNDTDTFKVTPLKTITTITADDKTYGENATASITLTDINGNPLTANVIVKLNGVEYKVKVVNGKGTFIGSVLAGGKYIISVYYLGDNNYYSSNASDTFNVKPLKTIITIKVTNVGHGKKTKAEITLTDINGKALTATVIVKLNGVEYKVKVVNGKGTFIGPILDSGKYTISVYYPGCENYTASSNSTEFIVKENKIIPNKTDNINKASESVIKSTGNPVTIILAGFLLIINCIIPKYKK, from the coding sequence ATGAAAAGTAACAATGATGTTGTTATTTCTTCAACTATTTTAAAAAATAATGGTGGATTCATTGTTAATGGAACTAACAATACCTTAAATTATAATCGCATTTATAAAAATTGTAACTCTAATGGATTAAATAATACTGGAAACAACACCAATTCTGAATTAAATTGGTGGGGTGTTAATAATGCTTTATCACAAATAACAGATACTGGAAATAACTTAACATTGAGTCACTGGTATGTTTTAATGTTATCTGCTGATGAATATACTACATTTGTTAATGCAACTTTAAATCCAGTTAATAAATATAATGTAACATTAGGATATAAATTAAATACTAATATTGATATTTTAAATGATCCAAGTTTATTACCTTATTTCAATGTTGCTGTTATTGGACCATACAATCAAACAACAACTGGAGATATAAGGAATACTACTTTAAGTTATTTTGCTATAGGTACTGATAATTATTTCTCTATACAATCTTTATCTGATGATGAACATGTGATATTATCTATATTTTTATCTAAAATGAAAACAATTACTACAATTACTGCAGATGATAAAACTTATGGTGAAAATGCAACTGCAAGCATCACACTAACAGACATAAATGGAAACCCATTAACAGCTAATGTAACCATTAATGTAAATGGGGTAAATTACACTATTAATGTGATAAACGGAAACGGAATCTTTGTTGGATCAATCTTAGACGCAGGAAACTACAATATAACTGTATATTATCTAGGTGGGAATAACTATTATAGTTCCAACGACACAGATACTTTCAAAGTCACACCATTAAAAACAATTACTACAATTACTGCAGATGATAAAACTTATGGTGAAAATGCAACTGCAAGCATCACACTAACAGACATAAATGGAAACCCATTAACAGCTAATGTAATTGTTAAATTAAATGGTGTTGAATACAAAGTTAAAGTAGTAAATGGTAAAGGAACATTTATTGGTTCAGTTTTAGCAGGTGGCAAATATATTATTAGTGTTTATTATCTAGGTGATAATAATTATTATAGTTCAAATGCTTCAGATACTTTCAATGTTAAACCATTGAAAACAATCATTACAATAAAAGTTACTAATGTAGGTCATGGTAAAAAAACAAAAGCTGAAATTACCTTAACTGATATCAATGGCAAAGCATTAACTGCCACTGTAATTGTTAAATTAAATGGTGTTGAATACAAAGTTAAAGTAGTAAATGGTAAAGGAACATTTATTGGCCCAATTTTAGATTCAGGAAAATATACTATTAGTGTTTATTACCCAGGTTGTGAAAATTACACAGCTTCTTCTAACTCAACAGAATTCATAGTTAAAGAAAATAAAATAATTCCTAATAAAACAGACAATATTAATAAAGCTTCAGAAAGTGTTATAAAAAGTACTGGAAACCCAGTAACTATTATATTAGCTGGATTTTTATTAATTATAAACTGTATAATACCGAAATATAAAAAATAA
- a CDS encoding right-handed parallel beta-helix repeat-containing protein, producing the protein MINKKMLTLGIIFLFILIMSISSVSANNITIDSNWTSNDVNNLFNHNSAMGYNLSDGDTVSFNTTSIDNFNNIKFNVNKEVKILGNGIKLKGSNNIVGITLKTNNILIDNTTFEGYKTAITNVNSISNITLQNSKFLEINMYSSFSSITDLKINNNIFNKTSGVGTAILIKDSRNIDVSFNNIGEYYHYGIIIQNTHYFNVNNNRVVSFKIRGQYNDPLVSSGNHYGILMQNSTHSEIFNNYVEKFYEPLDNAKNSSYSNVYNNTVNMSFWGIKFSNGHNGRVYNNTVKDPQIVTVKKSYFVFHMRGNGVYVLEGGSNITIENNNLINAGIYIKENMNTSVRIINNTIFNSTAQGQIDFIIPSYKPTTKSGIYIEGTYGGFVLIENNTISHNAYSGIESDSDATTIIKNNKIYNNTNGISATNAKNLFIIDNLIFDNENNGILIKKGNNVYISSNEIFNNTYGISVSNGKNYTIEFNNISKSEIGIALGHYTNNNENTYKISESKVANNNVTDNSKDGIRVFGDNNTIINNIINRNKLNGLTIEGDGIIIYLI; encoded by the coding sequence ATGATTAATAAAAAAATGTTAACATTAGGAATAATATTTTTGTTTATCTTAATTATGAGTATTAGTTCTGTTTCAGCTAATAATATAACTATTGATAGTAATTGGACTAGTAATGATGTAAATAATTTATTCAATCATAATTCTGCAATGGGTTATAACCTTTCTGATGGTGATACAGTCTCTTTTAATACAACATCTATAGATAACTTCAATAACATCAAATTCAATGTAAATAAAGAAGTTAAAATTTTAGGTAATGGTATTAAACTTAAAGGTTCAAATAATATTGTTGGTATTACATTAAAAACAAACAATATTTTAATCGATAATACTACTTTTGAAGGATATAAAACAGCAATAACCAATGTTAATAGTATTAGTAATATAACACTTCAAAATTCAAAATTTTTAGAAATAAATATGTACAGTAGTTTTTCTTCGATTACAGATTTAAAGATTAATAATAACATCTTTAATAAAACATCTGGTGTTGGTACTGCTATTTTAATAAAAGATTCTAGAAATATTGATGTTTCTTTTAATAATATAGGTGAATATTATCATTATGGAATTATTATTCAAAATACACATTATTTTAATGTAAACAATAATCGTGTTGTTTCATTTAAGATTAGGGGACAATATAACGATCCATTAGTATCTTCAGGTAATCATTATGGTATTTTAATGCAAAACAGTACTCATAGTGAAATTTTCAATAATTATGTTGAAAAATTTTATGAACCACTTGATAATGCAAAGAATTCTTCATACTCAAATGTTTATAATAACACAGTAAACATGTCATTTTGGGGTATAAAATTTAGTAACGGACATAATGGACGTGTTTACAATAATACCGTAAAAGATCCTCAAATTGTAACAGTTAAAAAAAGTTATTTTGTATTCCATATGAGAGGTAATGGGGTTTATGTTTTAGAAGGTGGTAGTAATATTACAATTGAAAACAACAACCTTATTAATGCAGGTATTTATATTAAAGAAAATATGAATACTTCTGTGAGAATTATAAATAATACTATATTTAACAGCACAGCACAAGGTCAAATTGATTTCATAATACCTTCTTATAAACCAACAACTAAGAGTGGTATTTATATTGAAGGCACATATGGTGGTTTTGTCCTAATTGAAAATAACACTATTTCCCACAACGCATATTCTGGAATTGAAAGTGATTCTGATGCAACTACAATTATTAAAAATAATAAAATTTATAATAATACTAATGGAATTAGTGCAACAAATGCAAAAAACCTTTTTATTATTGATAATTTAATCTTTGATAATGAAAATAATGGAATATTAATTAAAAAAGGGAATAATGTTTATATATCAAGTAATGAAATTTTTAACAATACTTATGGAATATCTGTAAGCAATGGTAAAAATTATACTATTGAATTTAATAACATATCTAAATCTGAAATTGGTATTGCATTAGGTCATTATACTAACAATAATGAAAATACTTACAAAATATCTGAATCCAAAGTAGCAAATAATAATGTTACTGATAATTCTAAAGATGGTATTCGTGTTTTTGGTGATAATAATACTATAATAAATAATATCATTAATAGAAACAAATTAAATGGATTGACTATAGAAGGAGACGGAATAATTATTTATCTAATTTAA